A segment of the Natrinema sp. SYSU A 869 genome:
CTCGTTGATGGTGGTCTTCGTGATCGTCGCCCTACCGAGCGGGGCCGATCCGAGCAGTGTTGCGACCGGGTTCGTACCGGACACGGACACACTGGGTGCACTGGCAATGGCAGCGGGACTGCTCGGCACGACCGCACTGTGGCCGAACTTCTTCCTCGAATCAATTCTCGTCCATACCAAGGGCTGGACCGACGAGAGCGACCTCCCAGAGGTTCGGACAGACCTAGCGATCGGCTACGCTGTTGGCGGGATCACAACAATCGCGATCCTGGTCGCCGCAGCGGCACTACTGCGCCCGATGGGCTACACCGAACTCGAGTCGTTCATCACGCCAGGCGAGGCGCTGGTTGACGTACTCGGAACGTGGGCGATGGTGCTGTTCGTCGGCGGCGTGATCGCCGCGGCGTTCAACAGCATCATCCCGATCATGTGGACACCAGCCTACATCATTCCGCAGGCTGCGGGTTACTCTGTTTATAAGGGAGATCGACTGTTCAACGTCCTATTCGCGGGGCTGACCGGGCTCGGCGTGTTCTCGCCACTGGTGAGCTGGTGGCTGGATCTGTCGGTTGTCGACATGGTGATCCTGTTTCCGATGTATAACGGCATCTTCGCACTGCCAGTCGCAGCCATCCTGCTGTTCTGGGCGGTTAATGACCGCGAGACGATGGGCGAGTACACCAATTCTAGACTGCTAAACGGCGTCAACGCACTGCTTGTGCTACTCGCGGTTGTCCTCGCGATCCTGTCCATCCAAGACTTTCTTACACTCATCACTGGTGGTGGGTTCTGACGTTGTGCCCCCTTATTGCTCTCTCAGCACTGCTACCTCCATCGTCGAGTTGGAATAGTGTGGACTATAGTAGCCACTGAAAGTCAATGCACACCCGATCGCACGACGGCTGTGCGATCGGCGTGTAAATCGTTTCAGTTGTTACTATAACGAGTACGTTCTCCGCTACCCCACGAAAACGAGAGCGACTCATCACTCTTGTCTCGAGTTCTGTGACAGCCATAGCGGGCCTACTATCGCGATCGACGAGTCGCGAACACGCCGTTCACTGAGCGAGGAGATGGACGTCCGCTTTGCCACGGTGGACGCTGTCTACAGAGTCGTCAGCGAGAGCGGAAATACCTACGAGTCAACGGTGAGTCAGTGACATGTACCTGTCTAGATATCGAGCAGCGCCAGCCAGCCAGCTGGCGGCTGGAAGCATCTTCGATGTGTCGACCTCGAGATCCACACAGGGCTGGTTCCTGTCCCGGATGAGACAGTCAGTCACTGACTGTGGGTGATCGAGTCGTCGCTCGAGTGCTTCAAATTATCGCCTTCGTGTGGAACCAGCGTATCTGAACCCGACCATTTAATATAACGAAAAGAGACTATTAGAATAGACAGGAAGTGGATCTATGCCCTCGATAGACATCCTCATAGCCCACCTGAGCCACGTATCCCGTTCGTATTTGGGGACATCGCCTATCGCCTGTACAGCGGAACCAAAACCAGCGAGACGAATTATCGGCAAGCGAAACCGTCGTAATCTGGGCAGGTCGACGGAGCGGTGATCCCCAACTACTCTGTACGCGCTCTACTCATCGCTCTCGTCTATCTCACAGCAATGTATCTTGGAGGAGGTCTCCTACTGGATGATCCGACCGCGCCACTTGCTGTCGTGCCAATCGGGTGTGGCGTTTTCCTCCTCATCCACGCGTGGCACACGACTCACCTCTCCGAACTTGGCTACGCAATCATGTGGTTATGGACCGCGATTCTTGCCATCTCCGTCGGAACTGGCGTGCTCACCCACATCATTGTCGTACAACCCGACCCCGAACCACTCAGCGAGCTCACGATCGCTCGTGGAGTCGGAACGGTCGGTCTCAGTACCGTACTCATCACTGCTTACACGCTTCTCATCTGGCGGAACGGCAACGGGTCCCGTAGCGGACCGTCATCTCGGTGAGTAACCGTGGACACAGCTGGATCTGACGCAGGACGAGATGATCCCGAAAATAGGGAACATTCGAGCGTCACAAAGACGACTGCTCGTCTTGGTACTTCCTGGCGCTCGCCAAAATCACTACCCACCTTCGCGTGGTACACCGCGTATGGTCGAACGAAACGCGGAATCGACCGGTGTCTTGAGACTCATCGTCGCGATCGCCCTCTTCGCAGCGGTCGGCGGGGCCGCCTTCTGGGCGTGGCGTCGGACGGCACCCCTCTCGCGATGGTACCGCCAGATGCAGCGACGGCGCGAGGAACGCGATCAACGCGGACCAAACCCTCAACGGAATCCCGGAACGGATTCGATCTGATCAGATACAATGATAGTCACGAGTAGTTTACGGTAAGTCCTATCTTTTCGTACGGTCTTGGTGAACACGACGGTAGTGAGCTACGCAAACGACCCTCACGAATCCCAACCGGTCATTCGTGTCACAGTCGGTCACGGTGAACTGCCGAGCGTCGCCCGAGAGGTGAACGATACTGACGCTGACGAGAATCGCTCTCACCCAAAACGAGGACGAACAGTGCTTCAAACGGCCCGTACCGCTGCCGAAACGGTCGACGTGCTCGAGGTCGGGTCGACCGGCGTTCGCGCGCTCGAGCCGCTCGTTCTCGTCACGAACGATGGGCGGACGGCGTACCATCCGCGGCCCTCCTCCGAGCGAATGCGGACGCTCGTCGAGCGTTCGGAAGCGGGTACCATCGGAGCGGATGACGCCATGTGGGTCGTCGAACACGACGCCGACACCGAGCGATTGCCGATACCGTCCGATGGGCCGCTCGCGGTCGGGACGCGGCGCGTGCTGGGAAGATGCGGGTGGACCGATATCGAAGCCGATGGAACCGCATCCGCGGACGCCGCACAGCATGCGCGCGATGACCCGGAAGCGGCACTCGAGCGACTCGCCGAGATCGGACTCCTCGGACGTGGCCGGGGCGATGCGAGTCAGGACGCCTCCATCGCCGAGGATATGGCCGTCGTCCGCGAGCTGTCGGGCGATCCGGTCGTGGTGGTAAACGCCAACGAGAGCGACCGGCGAAACGAGACCGACCGGACACTGCTCGGAGGGTCACCGGCGGCAGTGCTCGACGGGGCGCTCGCCGTCGCCGAAATCGTCGGCGCGGATCCCAGCGATACCGTCGTGTACACGAACGATGGAGACGACCTCACACGTCATCGGGCTCGCCGTGCGGCGGCCGCCGTCACCGATGCGCTCGCCGAGGGAACGAGCACCGGCGACGCGGACACTCCGCAGGTCGTCGCCGGACCGGACGAGTACATCGCCGGGGAGTTCACCATGGCACTCGAGGCCCTGGAAGGCAACGACCGGCTGGAAGCGCGCTTGCGCCCGCCTGGCCCCGCTCGGCACGGTCTGTACGGTCGCCCGACGATCGTTCAGACGCCCCGGACGCTCGCACAGATTCGTGCCGCGCTCCTCGAGCCCGA
Coding sequences within it:
- a CDS encoding Nramp family divalent metal transporter is translated as MSTKNFTPFADLTGFTQKYGLAFVMVASYFGSGSVFIASQAGVMHGYTLLWAAMGAALLGFVAQDMSARLGIHGTSLMVFTREKLGRPLATTIALFLSIGCVAWTLGLVAAVGAGLSFLLGGAVAWQPIAVLTTFVAIGVGLLRYDTVENMMIAMMLSLMVVFVIVALPSGADPSSVATGFVPDTDTLGALAMAAGLLGTTALWPNFFLESILVHTKGWTDESDLPEVRTDLAIGYAVGGITTIAILVAAAALLRPMGYTELESFITPGEALVDVLGTWAMVLFVGGVIAAAFNSIIPIMWTPAYIIPQAAGYSVYKGDRLFNVLFAGLTGLGVFSPLVSWWLDLSVVDMVILFPMYNGIFALPVAAILLFWAVNDRETMGEYTNSRLLNGVNALLVLLAVVLAILSIQDFLTLITGGGF
- a CDS encoding NADH-ubiquinone oxidoreductase-F iron-sulfur binding region domain-containing protein, producing MLQTARTAAETVDVLEVGSTGVRALEPLVLVTNDGRTAYHPRPSSERMRTLVERSEAGTIGADDAMWVVEHDADTERLPIPSDGPLAVGTRRVLGRCGWTDIEADGTASADAAQHARDDPEAALERLAEIGLLGRGRGDASQDASIAEDMAVVRELSGDPVVVVNANESDRRNETDRTLLGGSPAAVLDGALAVAEIVGADPSDTVVYTNDGDDLTRHRARRAAAAVTDALAEGTSTGDADTPQVVAGPDEYIAGEFTMALEALEGNDRLEARLRPPGPARHGLYGRPTIVQTPRTLAQIRAALLEPDAFDAADADPGTRLVTVTGDVETPTTVELPTGSSLAAVRNAVDATDGFKMACIGGQFGGFTRSLDHTVNALALQNADLGTEGVVELLGRGRCVLATTGERVRFASEENCGRCFPGREGSKQLLGLLREIYDGNYEDDMIRELTRVMGTSSLCDFGESAARNVETALDRFETELEAHAAGRCPSGACEVSQS